Within the Carassius gibelio isolate Cgi1373 ecotype wild population from Czech Republic chromosome B4, carGib1.2-hapl.c, whole genome shotgun sequence genome, the region CGTGCATTGGGAATTATGTTTTTTCAAATAAGGCCAAAGTAAAACctattttacatacagcacacagttaAAATGACAGTGGGCAAAAGCATGAAGCGCAGTATATTTTGAATTCACGAGTTTAAAGTTTGCTCATCGCGCGTCTCTATTGAAGCTGAACTCTCCTGCTCTCAGCATTCAATTCGCACGGATCAACCGTCATGCCGAGAACGTGATCATACAGGAtacaaatgcacacttcacaagatgtcaCAACTGGATTTGACTAAGGGCTGTTACATAGTCAACGCATCGGTACGCATCCGTAAGGCTACGCATCACTatgcttcggccgccattatgcatCGGTGCGTaaccaaatgtgtcgtcctagtttttgatacgtgACACGCCGatgcacgcaatactatgcgttgtcagTGAGGGCGACATTGCAACTATTGTACATTAATACAAGTATATTATGTTTACAggagaagaaggtttgaatacaatggcggacaaaaagaggaaaaataatGCGAGCTTATATGTATACATCCACATTTATATGATGCCTGTTGTGAGGTACCGCAGGCCTTTGCGAAGCACTAATCAGGTTGTGGTGATTTTGGTGAGCCTCTGGGATAAAGCGGTCACTTGTGAAAGCAATTCATCAAATTTTGCTGACATCCTAAAGTACTGGAAATGTCTCTCCTTGTCCAGGCTTCGCATTGGGAGCCCCAGAGACACAAACTCCCCATCCTGATCTCTTCTTTGATTTAAAGGGCGAGCATACCACCGCCTATCGCTGTAAAATCAGCAATAGAATGCACTCCTCTTCAGTTTGTCATTTTGATCTAAATATCACATGACCTGACTCCACTAATATCACCTTACTCTACCACCCCCcgttgcgtgagcggtgtattgcatacacgctcCGCCGTGACGCTTGCGTCTACTGTTTAGAATATGAAAGGAATTGCGTCGCCCGCGTTGACCGTAACGGCCctatttttgtacaatttttaAAAGTAGATATTCAGTAgttattcaaagatttgtttaaatgataaaaatgcatattttatgaatgctgacggcaaacaagaaagtattataatgtttgcctttctaatactaacaatataaaagcaatcaatACTGTTTTGTATacacattttttgttatttctaAGAGTTCTATCTGATTATTGAACAGTTCTCTGTTAGACTGAACTGTGAACGATGACTGTGAACTAATAGAGGAAGAACTGTGTGCTCAGGTGCTGCCGTTATCAGCACTGTCAAAAATAAGTTCCAACTTATAAGCCGAtgccaatatttgaaaaattcCAAAATATTTTCCAACCACTATTTAACACCTTTAATAACTTAGTGTGTATAAGATCTATGTTGTTGGATTTGATGTTTGTTCTTTCTGCCATTACAAATAGTGTTAATCTGGATTTGTCTTTTTTGCATTAGACCTGATGACACTGAAAGCGGAGAGTCAAGAACTCGGTGAAAAGGAAGACAATGTTCAGCATGAGAAATATGATTTCATGACTGGAGAAAAATCATTTAGTTGCTCACCTACTGAAAAGACTTCACAAAAAAGAGCTCAAAAGACAGTAGACAGAAGTtatttcacctgccaacagtgtgggaaAAGATTCACTAGAAAATATCgtcttgaagtccacatgagagttcacactggagaaaagcctttcacctgccaacaatgtggaaagagtttcattaATAATCCAAACCTTAAAAAACACATGagaattcatactggagagaaacctttcacctgccaacagtgtggaaagagtttcagtaATAAAACAACCCTTAAAAACCACACAagaattcatactggagagaaaccttacacatgTTCTCAATGTGGAAAAAGTTTTACATATAAACATTGCCTCGATGACCACAAGAtaattcatactggagagaaacccttcacctgcaaactgtgtggaaagagttACACTCACAAAAGAAACCTTAGAGACCACATAAGAACTCATACTGGAGAGAGACCTTACACATGCTCTCAGTGCGGAAAAAgttttaatcttaaaaaacaCCTCGATGACCACAAGATCATTCATACTGGCGAGAaacctttcacctgccaacagtgtgggaaGCGTTTCACTCACAAAGGAAACCTTAGAGACCatatgagagttcatactggagtGAAGCCTGTCGCTTGCAAACTGTGTGGAAAAAACTTTATTCGAAAACCAAACCTTAAATACCACATGAAAATTCactctggagagaagccttacacatgCCAACAATGTGGGAAGaattttacacaaaaacaacacCTTGTTGGCCACATGAAAactcatactggagagaaaccttttacctgccaacaatgtggaaagagtttcattcAAAATGGAAACCTTAACAGACACATGAAGATTCATACTGGAGACAAGCCATGATTTTTGAAAGCAAAGAAGCTCTTTGACGTGTACAGTCACACTAGAGTGATTATTGTTCAGTTTGTCCTGTGATTAACTGCTAAATTCGGATATGCTTTCGTGTTTGGCTGGTTTGGAGCCAGAGATGGATGTGTTCAGTGCTTGTCatatcccttatgaaaattaaccatgcttttacaatagtaaaactgtaataaccATGACTGTACTAACCACAATTTTACTAAAGTTGGTTGAATTACATTTAACAGAAGTTGTGTAATGAACTTCTTCCAAATAAAAaggcaacactttattttaagggtcCAGAATTAATGCATTAGCTAAGCACTATTAAAGAATTAATTGAGCATACATAAACTTGTAATTGTTTACTTATTCACAATTATGTATCAGTTAAGCATGTACCACTGATTACCTGATGGTGGTGTAGCCGTATATGTATCATTTTTAGTAGGGgtctttcggttcggtacgcatgTGTACCGAACAAATTATTccctttttttcttcagaaaatttagataataaatgttgttttggcaCTCATTGAGGCATTACAGATCGCTGTATAAATGCCTCAGTTCTGACAACAGCGAGTTAGCATGATCTTCCCTTCTTCTCTTTACTCCATTTTAAGGTGAATGAACCATTCACATCCCATGCCACATGTAATTGCACGATCAGTGTTTCATTCACAGAAAGATGCAATTAAAACTGTTTGTATATAAAATGTCACATAGCATTTCATTTACCTCAATCAAGTCATCAGCTCTTTCGTTCACCTGAGAAATTAAGTTAAGACGAGATAATTTCACGAAATATTAGAGCTAGTCTgtgtattcattatattttactaACTTGTTTCATTAaagatttaaatatacattaaaagagTAAGATATCATTAAGAGGTTATGACAACCTCtatgtaaatgattatattttaacaaatagaAATTGTAGCTTATAATTTGCTTAAAAAAACCTGTTGAGTGCAATTTACTTGTTTgcatgatttcttttttaattagcatgtttgcattattttgtaaacattattataggtaaaaataaatagtaatttaaGTTTGAGCTCTGTTGTCAATTGTAACCTTAtagttgcacacaaactgaaatattttcagaggttttgttttaattctgatagtTATGACTTGcagcttaagaaaaaaaatattcagtacCTCAAAAAATTGGATTATTTtatcaaagatcaatcaaaataagatttacaaaacagaaatgttctagatttccaaagcaggtttaataatgcacacattacttggttggggctcattttgcatgaattactgcttcaataCAGTGTGGCATGAAGTTGATTagactgtggcactgctgaggcatttttgaagcccaggttgctttgggctctgtattgtttgtcagatgttacttatcttcctcttcagaataccccatagattctctgtgaggttcaggtcaggttaGTTGGCTGACCAATCAAGCACACCAATAACATGGTCAGAAAACTACTTGGAAGTGGTTTTAGCACAGTGGGCaggagcttaaagggttagttcacagaaaaatgaaaattatgtaattaataactcaccgtcatgtcgttccaaacccgtaagacctccattcatcttcagaacacagtttaagatattttagatttagtccgagagctctcagtccctccattgaaactgtgtgtacgatatactgtccatgtccagaaagttaagagaaaaaaaatgaaagtagtcgatgtgacatcagaggatcagttagaattttttgaagcatcgaaaatacattttggtccaaaaatagcaaaaactacaaccttattcatcattgtcttccgtgtctgttgtgagagagttcaaaacacacatttatttgcCAGGTAAGGGAGTAGCTGCTTGAGTTTGCTGTACACAGTAAAGCCAAAGAACCTGTCCCCCATACTTCTGTTTCAGTTCAGTCATTGCCTTAAACACGCGTTATGCTGAACGATTTGGCCTCAAGTGCTTCAGTGGTGTCTAAGAACACTCTAAGAATGTGACTGAGGAAAAGAAAATATGTCTCAGACACTTCAATGCTCTCTCCTACAAACCATTTCCACAAAAACTGGGAGCATTGCTCCTCACCTTCACTCTGAAAGTAGCTGGTCAGAGGCTTTCAATACTTCAGTATTCTGTCAATACATGAAAGCAGGGACTAACACCTTGTGACGACATGCCGTGACAAGTTGCATTCTTCCACTTCCACAAACTCACAGAATTCCTTTAACTGTGCTGTTCTGCTTGCTGACATGCCAAAATGGCTGTAAACCTTGAGCACAGCAATTTCAACATCAAAATCCAGGCTTTCTGCTGCGTATCTTGTTGCATTGTGTAGGATATGGGCTAAACAGTTTGCAGGTAGCACGTCCTTCTGGGCAAGTTTCAATTTCTGAAGAACTACTTGCATTGGAAGATCAGGGAAaacttattttttcattattaaatcagtaTTAAAGTATGAAGCTTCTGAAGGGCAGTTCTAAATGAACAGATAttatctttaaacaaaataagaaaaatgttattATCCTGTTCAAAATGTACACCCCCAACTCTTAATGcattgtttccttctggagcatcagtgaacaaTGTTCTCACCTTTTATAATAGTTGTGTATGAGTTCTTTATTTTTCACAGTGAAAAGATAGATCTCAAAATTATTAGTCTTTGTCGGATGGAGccaaatatgcagaagatgctggaaaaccaaagaatttgcGGGACTTTTTTTGGAGGATTTttttgaagaacagcaggcagttcgGCAGAACTGCTCTGGGCTCAATAAAAACCatcccaaaacaaaaacagctgtgGGTCATCCAGTGTATGTAAACTATtgaaaatttttataaattatacattttcatttttagaaaatCATTAAgtgtaaatattatgtaaaatttatTATGACAGTACTAAATGAAAATGGCATATACATCATGATCCCtcttgttttgttaaaattattgtaTATTCTGCTAGGGCACAGAGGGggaaactcagtcctggagggctcCAGCCCTAATTTAACAGACCtgaagctaatcaaggtcttcaggattaccaGAAGTctacaggtgagtttgatcagggttggagcagaactctgcaggacagccACCCTCCTGGACTGAGTTTGCTGATCTCTGTGCTAggggtatgtaaacttatgagcaTAACAGTAGCTTCTGAAAAgcagaattaaatgaaaaaacacGGCATGGTCCTGATGGTGCCATAAGttgtaaatatgtgtgtgtgtctgattgaGAGATCAATAATCACTGTCCTGACTTTCCAGTGTCCATTGCAAGTGTATTAattcttgtgtttgtcttttggtgagtatcattttttttgtttgttttaaaaaatatattttatttttttaatccatttaatgATTAACTTGAAGTGTCTGTGTTCTAAATATCTAAATTATGTTGTAGTCCTGCTGAGTTTAATAATATTTGCAGTCCTGTTAAATGTTTGCAGTCTTGcatttgctgaaaaataaaaattgagttTTGTTGATGCCTTACTTTGTTTGTGACTTTGTTGACAGTTATTATAAGCGCATATGACGCATTTTTGTATAGAAGTCCGTAGTATTAAAACACAATGTACAAGTGTACAGCAATTTATAGATGTTTACTGAGACACAAGTGTCCATTTATGGAGATTTAACTGCCTGGATTTTGCGGAGACTATTGTCATGCACAGGGATGTACGTGGATTTAACGGTGAGTGAGTAAACATTTCCGTCTGTGTCTGGGAGTTTTTCGCATTAGTGAGCGGACGGGAAAAATGCTGCACGCAAATTAGTCAGTTTCCGACAGTGTCCAGAAATCAGAAACGCCAGAGTACATAGAGGGAAACTGACAGAAACATTCCATTTACGGGTTTATACGCTGACGTGAACAATCCGGAAATGCACCTTTTCATGCAGTgcatgatgtctaagtttctgtctagtgttttataattggaaaacaaactatgtagtggtatgtttaatgactacaatagtttgtagaagccttcaatacagttggtaaatattttttatatttggggggtggggggtctaatagtctcataaaaatatttgcaggaatctcatttttcatgatatcttcagatttgaaatagaaacccaTGAGaaatgtgactttcaacccattacttttctaggttgctccaggactgatttcatatatttttatcaaacaaaaaaagaaattcagtgtggtaaaaaaaatttcaaggcacttcagtgtctgtaactattaatattttttttttgcattatcaaatctggtttataaaaagtaaagcccaaagggtcttctttctaaagacaccataattatgtgtgtaacacactgaagtaaggaactgttaaaattttttaagttaggtagggcactttcagctgagaaacacataattgggggtgctggctaacaggttaaagtaCTATAAATAAAAGTTACTTGACGTGGtctagttgtggttttttgatgaggcttaataacagccagttttaaggttttggggacatatcctaatgacaaagAGGAATTAATAATAGAAGAAGATTGATGACTTCTggacctcttttaggagcttcgatggaatagggtctaacatattGTTGGTTTAGAAGATTGAACAAGTTTATACAAATCtttctctcctatagtagagaatggaattgttcctcagggggtctatagtgcatgTTCAGACCTGCCAACATTGGAAAAAAAATTGAGAACCATCAGCATGGCACATGGGGGGGGGGTGATTTGGAGCTTATAGTTTACAGTTTTCCGTTTTTTACTGTTTATCATaactgtttagttattttttgctatttactttttatttaattattaaaaaagagaaaaactaaaacttttttgGTTGATTTGCGGTATACGGTAGCAAGCCaacattgaataaacattgtttttccatctgaatcatcattatggttgatattgaaatttcaatgcaaaataaatgttgaatcacCATTATCATATCGATGAAAACctgatgttattaatgttgatggCAACAATATTGGAACAACATTGATCTATAGTTATGTTTATGATTGATTAAGCATTGATATTTGGTTACCGGGTGATCCCTGAATGTGTTGAAAAATCATTGATTTATAGTGGACAGAGAAACGATgcggttgttgaaaagtcatcgaaatatagttgaccgggaaatatgattgaaaatgcaTCGGGGTGGCATAGCCCACATACCGGTACTTCATAATAGAAACATCTTGCGGCACGAATGTACCAATACGAATAAATATAACATCTCCAGTTATTTAGCTGAGCATCAATTGTACGTTAGTAcaataagtttaatttaataagaGGCGATCTagagttgaaatgttttattttttattattttttttatcaattgatCAAAGTGTTTGTTGTCGCTGCGATCAGTGGCCCGGATGCTGTGTACACCCTGCTAACAACATTACGTAACTATTACGTAACTGCAACGTAATCTGGTGACCAAAGTTTCGCCGTGGCGAACAGAAAAGTGAAAGGTGCGTATTCGTCGCCACAAGGTAACTTTGTGACGTTGCCAGTAAGTAACTGCGACATCGTGGCAACGTCGTGGATCGGTGGTCGTGTGCTGGTAATCAGCtggtcatttttttataattaattctaTGGTCGGACATGCAGCACTTGAACCTAATTTATATCCTCATATGCCCAAACTAATTTAAAGGCTGTTTCAGCAGCTGTGAATGATGAATATATACTTGAAAtgaattcagttaatttattaacaaggaaatatgaacagtaatacagattattaataaaaaaacataggaTATACAGCGAAATATGAATGAAAGCATTCAGCCCTTAGATtgtgatattaataataaatacaagtccttctcaaaaaatagcatattgtgaaaaagttcattattttccataatgtaattataataattaaactttcatatattttagattcattgcacaccaactgaaatatttcaggtgttttattgttttaattctgatgattttggcatacagctcatgaaaatccaaaattcctatctcaaaaaatttgcatatcatgaaaaggttctccaaacgagctattaacctagtcatctgaatcaactaattaactctaaacacctgcaaaagattcctgaggcttttaaaaactcccagcctggttcattactcaaaaccgcaatcatgggtaagactgccgacctgactgctgtccagaaggccatcattgacaccctcaagcgagagacacagaaagaaatttctgaacaaataggctgttcctagagtgctgtatcaaggcacctcagtgggaagtctgtgggaaggaaaaagtgtggcaaaaaacgctgcacaacgagaagaggtgaccggaccctgaggaagattgtggagaaggaccgattccagaccttgggggacctgcggaagcagtggactgagtctggagtagaaacatccagagccaccgtgcacaggcgtgtgcaggaaatgggctacagagaagcagcactggactattgctcagtggtccaaagtacttttttcgtatgaaagcaaattttgcaatttttgaaactttgcccatgtttagcatgggaatccaactctttaacagtgtaaaaaactcagtatgcatgaaatagcatttcacccccccccccccccctttaagtaattcTTACTTTCTCTATTCTTGCAATATTCAAGTGTTCATGGCCCTGAGTAATATCTGCATCCCCCGAAGTCTGAAGTGAACACAATATGCTAGTAGACAGCAATCCTCGTGAGAGAGAGGtctggggcctgttcttcatacgtcgcttattacatccgagatcaaatgacacatccaagatgatatcatcgtgctaatcctgatccggctaattgggttcttcgaacacacctgttgtgtatgattagtatcgctggattgagttatctgagataattgcgcgttaatgtgttgtcttaaaatgggatatgtatcgatactcgaaacaaTGATCAgaagtgcagcgattggctggtggcaagacggcaatgtaatgatgtcatatcatttaaaacgacacctgactaAAAAGTTGACAAATTTcgggacttttataaggaaacagccaagcaaacaaaactacataaatgaaataatagatacatgtttttatttattagaatttttttcatgattcccaattatttagattcgcaatttataatagttgtgcagtctttacattttttttcaatgtagaaattatctattcatttcattttatatttggacagatttgttacatgacaacattactgaaagtttcttaagggtcagtatcatgttatctgcatctcctgcgctccatcaagccactcttataatagcagtcatcactcaaaataatgcatgactctattatctgtatagcatgtgtgtaagactcgaatacaattatgaagaaagaattttatgacaaatattttttaaggactacacaacattattatatttttttaaatacatttttaaatgattattattttaaattattgtccctggatcagtacgatactcttgtaataaagtagcggtggtagcagacatattttgagtatcagttctggttgaaaagaagcgatctaatcctgtttacatgaaataagctgctcccgagcaggtttaagctaacggacctgttgctatgagagcagctccgggatgagcttcgaagaaccaaacgatccaagatcacgccaaatcgtcaacaatcaaatccagctaactgagttagcgacgtacgaagaacaggcccctggtgTGGAGGGTGGATCTGGAACTGACTTCTCTTGATTATCTGTCTTCACAAACTGCCCTGAAATTCAATTCGaacattaacaatgattgttataaatgtaatgtaacgcTCTTATATTCATAATGCTCATTTTggaaatatagttaatatcagtaaaatgcagcatgcacgatacaagcaAGTGGTCAGTAACAACACTTTGATGTATGATATCAATATCAGTAGGGCtacctttaagaaaaaataaaattaataaattaagttgtgttatgcattcaaatagttaaacatgctaaaatacagaatttgttaacaataataataaaaaataatatgtttaccttcggctaacatagcacggacgtgtcggacgatggagtctccgctGATCACAGTGTTCTGTTTCGCGAAGTGGAGCTCCTGAAGATCGTTGGAAGGACAGAGGTCGTGTCTAACGCTGTGggcatctgggaagatcgcgtcctgggtgcaccaaGCCTGTGCAGAGAACCACACAGAGTAGAGGTGGTAGTACGGTTagctgtatacttaccctggaCTTATGAGCGACAACCCCTAAATGTTTCCAGCACAGCTCTCccctctctcagctgggcctgttTCTCCACAAGGTCACAGATCTGCTTCTCCACAGCCTCCAgctatttattagaaataaacaaactagagaataggggaaatgcagaaaagaaaaatagcaaaatggaaaacatacataaaaatctTAAGATACCAGTATTCACATTTTTTGATGTTACAGATGCATGATGAtatgttgtgtaaaataaatattaagttattTAATAAGCTTCCTCGGATCACCTGTGTTTTTTATCTCTGTCAAGCAGCTCCCATTAGAAATTTTCTTGGAACTTCCCCTTTGTTTTAGAGTGTTTTTAAGACACTCCTGAAATCACAGTacaattttaatcaatatttgtttacaatgaAAAATCTAAACATGTTTGAAATAATGTCAGCCCATTTTAGACTGCGAGTGACGTCACTCATAAGcctctttcacacagtaataccagtaaattgccgtAAAATTACCGGAATGACTTTACCGGTAAATTTAAAAATGCGCTGTTCACACAGTCAACGACATTCCGTCTTTTTTCCGGAAAAGCACAATTCACACATCCATTCCAAAATACCGGTAAATTCTGTGACGTCATTAATCTCTAATCAGCTGcacttgtatttttaaacatggaGGGTAATACGTGTTCAGTATTTCTGTTGATggtttcatttttagtttcaaaCTTTAGTATTCATGCAACTGCTTTTGTTACAGAGACATCGTAATAGATGACTGGTTTGAATAATTATACTCACcattaataaaacacctgatgctgtcgggagctgataAATTTAGTGAAAATTGGTTTGAAAGCAGTAAcaacagcacaatgaagttgcgattgtaagttgcagtctgtaagacgcacTTTGTAGAAAGGTGTTCACAGAGCCTATGCTGATCCAAATTCATATCAGATAGTCTATCAGCGCAGATAaacagttctgcgttcaaatTGAGTTTAAAAGATGTCCCAAAGCACTGGAAAAATTACCATGAATGTGACAGAGGGAAATAGTAAAAatctatttgaattatttactaataaactagtgttttctgaatcTGTGTCCCAAGGATGAAGTTGCCTGACTCGTTATCTCCTCATTAGATGTGCCTCCTAAACGGATTATGATTGTAGCTATtaaaattttttgttgtttgtttttattatttcgttaagtagtaattaaaagctttctat harbors:
- the LOC127955999 gene encoding gastrula zinc finger protein XlCGF8.2DB-like; translated protein: MAFFKVESEDMKIEETFRVNYEDNEEQTRMVFIKDESEETKVEETFRVKHEEDTEEQTDLMTLKAESQELGEKEDNVQHEKYDFMTGEKSFSCSPTEKTSQKRAQKTVDRSYFTCQQCGKRFTRKYRLEVHMRVHTGEKPFTCQQCGKSFINNPNLKKHMRIHTGEKPFTCQQCGKSFSNKTTLKNHTRIHTGEKPYTCSQCGKSFTYKHCLDDHKIIHTGEKPFTCKLCGKSYTHKRNLRDHIRTHTGERPYTCSQCGKSFNLKKHLDDHKIIHTGEKPFTCQQCGKRFTHKGNLRDHMRVHTGVKPVACKLCGKNFIRKPNLKYHMKIHSGEKPYTCQQCGKNFTQKQHLVGHMKTHTGEKPFTCQQCGKSFIQNGNLNRHMKIHTGDKP